A genome region from bacterium includes the following:
- the murG gene encoding undecaprenyldiphospho-muramoylpentapeptide beta-N-acetylglucosaminyltransferase, with protein MIVAGGGTGGHLFPGLAVAEQWAGGEPESVLFVGSAHGIEARVIPRTRFAFQALNIRGLRGRGWRGALGLAVHLPAAVAAGTRILHRFRADVVLGVGGYASFPLVAAAWLRRVPSVLLEQNARPGLANRALGRIASRVCTTFAAANAYFPAGKVVVTGNPVRAFPAAAPAPRQGFTLLAFGGSQGAHRLNRALADAAAALFAAIPDLRILHQTGAADREAIAARYAALGVAAEAVAFIDDMGAAYQGADLVVCRAGATTVAELTVLGKPAILVPYPFAADDHQRANAAVVADAGAGVLLLDADCTGERLGAAVIELARDRARLRAMAEAARRLGVPDAAARVVATCREVVAGGGGGG; from the coding sequence ATGATCGTGGCGGGGGGTGGCACAGGCGGGCATCTGTTCCCGGGGCTCGCGGTGGCCGAGCAGTGGGCGGGCGGCGAGCCCGAGTCCGTGCTGTTCGTCGGCAGCGCGCACGGCATCGAGGCGCGCGTCATCCCGCGCACCCGCTTCGCCTTCCAGGCCCTGAACATCCGCGGCCTGCGCGGCCGCGGCTGGCGCGGCGCGCTCGGCCTCGCCGTGCACCTGCCGGCGGCCGTGGCGGCGGGCACCCGCATCCTCCATCGCTTCCGCGCCGACGTCGTCCTCGGCGTCGGTGGCTACGCCTCGTTCCCGCTCGTCGCCGCCGCCTGGCTGCGGCGCGTGCCGTCGGTGCTGCTGGAGCAGAACGCGCGTCCGGGGCTCGCCAACCGCGCCCTCGGCCGCATCGCCAGCCGCGTCTGCACCACCTTCGCCGCCGCCAACGCCTACTTCCCGGCCGGCAAGGTGGTGGTCACCGGCAACCCGGTGCGCGCCTTTCCGGCGGCCGCGCCGGCGCCGCGCCAGGGCTTCACGCTGCTGGCCTTCGGCGGCAGCCAGGGGGCGCACCGGCTCAACCGCGCCCTGGCCGACGCGGCGGCGGCGCTGTTCGCGGCGATTCCCGACCTGCGCATCCTGCACCAGACCGGCGCCGCCGATCGCGAGGCCATCGCCGCCCGCTACGCGGCGCTCGGCGTCGCCGCCGAGGCGGTGGCGTTCATCGACGACATGGGCGCCGCGTACCAGGGCGCCGACCTGGTGGTCTGCCGCGCCGGCGCGACCACCGTCGCCGAGCTCACGGTGCTCGGCAAGCCGGCGATCCTGGTGCCCTACCCGTTCGCCGCCGACGACCATCAGCGCGCCAACGCCGCGGTGGTCGCCGACGCCGGCGCGGGCGTCCTGCTGCTCGACGCCGACTGCACCGGCGAGCGGCTGGGCGCGGCGGTGATCGAGCTGGCGCGCGATCGGGCGCGCCTGCGGGCGATGGCGGAGGCGGCGCGGCGGCTCGGGGTGCCCGATGCCGCGGCGCGCGTCGTGGCGACCTGCCGCGAGGTGGTGGCGGGAGGAGGCGGAGGCGGATGA
- the murD gene encoding UDP-N-acetylmuramoyl-L-alanine--D-glutamate ligase, whose translation MSELAGTHALVIGAGRAGRSCARLLAARGARVRVVERAATAARDPAWPDAVELVVGPEDLAALAGITLVVPSPGVARDHLLLAAAAARGLPVWSEIELAARFLSCPVLAITGTNGKSTTTTLLGAMLQAAGQRVFIGGNLGTPLADAALDPRPWDAAVAEVSSFQLEWVPSFAPRVGVLLNLTPDHQDRYPNPADYGAAKANLLRHQSGADVAVLNRDDPWVWEQRHHTRATVLSFGREPVEFGTYLDGDAAVARNAGPPQRYDLRSSPLAGAHNRENLLAAITAATAWGTPPEAIRAAIRATTALPHRLELVAERGGVRWYDDSKATNVGAVEKSLDSFPGGIVLLLGGYDKGGDFAALRPRIAARVARTICFGQAGPAIAAQLGGDLSPLVVPDLAAAVRHAAAARPGQVVVLAPGCASFDEFRDYAERGARFRALVEELP comes from the coding sequence ATGAGCGAGCTGGCGGGCACGCACGCGTTGGTGATCGGCGCCGGCCGCGCCGGCCGCAGTTGCGCCCGCCTGCTGGCGGCGCGCGGGGCCCGCGTCCGCGTCGTCGAGCGCGCGGCGACGGCGGCGCGCGACCCGGCGTGGCCCGACGCGGTGGAGCTGGTCGTCGGTCCGGAGGACCTCGCCGCGCTCGCCGGCATCACGCTGGTGGTGCCGAGCCCCGGCGTGGCGCGCGATCACCTGCTCCTCGCCGCCGCGGCGGCGCGCGGCCTGCCGGTGTGGAGCGAGATCGAGCTCGCCGCCCGCTTCCTGTCCTGTCCGGTGCTGGCGATCACCGGCACCAACGGCAAGAGCACGACGACGACCCTGCTCGGCGCCATGCTGCAGGCGGCCGGGCAGCGCGTGTTCATCGGCGGCAATCTCGGCACGCCGCTCGCCGACGCGGCACTCGATCCGCGTCCGTGGGACGCCGCGGTCGCCGAGGTGTCGAGCTTCCAGCTCGAGTGGGTGCCGAGCTTCGCGCCGCGCGTCGGCGTGCTGCTGAACCTGACCCCGGATCACCAGGACCGCTATCCGAACCCCGCCGACTACGGCGCCGCCAAGGCCAACCTGCTGCGCCACCAGAGCGGGGCCGACGTCGCGGTGCTCAATCGCGACGATCCCTGGGTCTGGGAGCAGCGCCACCACACCCGCGCCACCGTCCTCTCGTTCGGCCGCGAGCCGGTGGAGTTCGGCACCTACCTCGACGGCGACGCGGCGGTGGCGCGCAACGCCGGTCCGCCGCAGCGCTACGACCTCAGAAGCAGTCCGCTCGCCGGCGCCCACAACCGCGAGAACCTGCTGGCGGCGATTACCGCCGCCACCGCCTGGGGCACGCCGCCCGAGGCCATCCGCGCCGCGATCCGCGCCACCACGGCGCTGCCGCACCGCCTCGAGCTGGTCGCCGAGCGCGGCGGCGTGCGCTGGTACGACGACTCCAAGGCGACCAACGTCGGCGCGGTCGAGAAGTCGCTCGACAGCTTCCCCGGCGGCATCGTCCTGCTGCTCGGCGGCTACGACAAGGGCGGCGACTTCGCGGCGCTGCGGCCGCGCATCGCGGCCCGGGTCGCGCGCACCATCTGCTTCGGCCAGGCCGGGCCGGCCATCGCCGCGCAACTGGGCGGCGACCTGTCGCCGCTGGTCGTGCCCGATCTCGCGGCGGCCGTGCGCCACGCCGCCGCGGCGCGCCCCGGGCAGGTGGTGGTCCTGGCGCCGGGCTGCGCCAGCTTCGACGAATTCCGCGACTACGCGGAGCGCGGCGCGCGCTTCCGCGCCCTGGTGGAGGAACTGCCGTGA
- the mraY gene encoding phospho-N-acetylmuramoyl-pentapeptide-transferase yields the protein MLYALLYPLHTTFSGLNVLRYITFRAVVAALTAFVVSFLFGPWLIRTLTAAKIGQQIRPEGPERHQTKAGTPTMGGVLILSSLILATLLLADLTNQYVWLVLLVTVSFAAIGFVDDWRKLTGRNSKGLPGATRLRWELAIGLAAGAFLYFVPHFDTALYFPFVKNVHVDLGILYIPFAAVLLVGASNAVNLTDGLDGLAIGPVMTTAFTYGIFAYATGNAKLAEYLQVPYITGTGELAIFCSALVCAGLGFLWFNAYPAMMFMGDVGALPLGAALGILALLTKQELVLVIAGGVFVVEALSVILQVASFKLRRKRIFRMAPIHHHFELLGWPEPQIIVRAWILSILCAVVALSTLKLR from the coding sequence ATGCTCTACGCCCTGCTGTACCCGCTGCACACCACGTTCTCCGGCCTGAACGTGCTGCGCTACATCACCTTCCGCGCCGTGGTGGCGGCGCTGACGGCGTTCGTCGTCTCGTTTCTCTTCGGGCCCTGGCTGATCCGCACGCTGACCGCCGCCAAGATCGGCCAGCAGATCCGCCCCGAGGGCCCCGAGCGCCACCAGACCAAGGCCGGCACCCCGACGATGGGCGGCGTGCTCATCCTGTCGTCGCTCATCCTCGCCACGCTGCTGCTGGCCGATCTCACCAACCAGTACGTGTGGCTGGTCCTCCTGGTCACCGTCAGCTTCGCCGCCATCGGCTTCGTCGACGACTGGCGCAAGCTCACCGGCCGCAACTCCAAGGGCCTGCCGGGCGCGACCCGCCTGCGCTGGGAGCTCGCGATCGGGCTGGCGGCCGGCGCCTTCCTCTACTTCGTGCCGCACTTCGACACCGCGCTCTACTTCCCGTTCGTCAAGAACGTCCACGTCGATCTCGGGATCCTCTACATCCCGTTCGCCGCCGTGCTGCTGGTCGGCGCCTCGAACGCGGTCAACCTCACCGACGGGCTCGACGGCCTGGCCATCGGCCCGGTGATGACCACCGCGTTCACGTACGGCATCTTCGCCTACGCGACCGGCAACGCGAAGCTCGCCGAGTACCTGCAGGTGCCGTACATCACCGGCACCGGCGAGCTGGCGATCTTCTGCTCGGCGCTGGTGTGCGCCGGCCTCGGGTTCCTGTGGTTCAACGCCTATCCGGCGATGATGTTCATGGGCGACGTCGGCGCGCTGCCGCTCGGCGCCGCGCTCGGCATCCTGGCGCTGCTCACCAAGCAGGAGCTGGTGCTGGTCATCGCCGGCGGCGTCTTCGTCGTCGAGGCGCTGTCGGTCATCCTGCAGGTCGCGTCGTTCAAGCTGCGGCGCAAGCGCATCTTCCGCATGGCGCCGATCCACCATCATTTCGAGCTGCTGGGCTGGCCGGAGCCGCAGATCATCGTCCGCGCCTGGATCCTCTCGATCCTCTGCGCGGTGGTGGCGCTCAGCACCCTGAAGCTGCGATGA
- the ftsW gene encoding putative lipid II flippase FtsW, producing the protein MNRLRPISRLQERVVMPRLTRPDVWLLAAVAGLLGLGVVMVLNVSYFQAGNRYGDPYLFFRKHLVSVGGGVLVMLLVSRLRLELLERWAAVMLPLCMLALLLVLTPGIGVERGGARRWIALGGFSLQPSEFVKLGVVLFLARWISQHRERMGSFVNGIVPALLCVGICCALIMGQPDFGTTVILGALALLMLYVGGARPLHIGGLVGLGAIGMIAAVQVAPYRMRRLLAFMDPFEHAQDSAFQLVQSLIAVGSGGVAGVGLGQSKQKMAFLPEAHTDFIFALVGEELGLIGALVVLALFAVVAVRGFRVAARHPDSFASLLAFGLTAVLILSAVVNIGVVLGLLPTKGLPLPFLSYGGSAILVTMIEVGMLASLSRMTG; encoded by the coding sequence GTGAATCGTCTGCGACCGATCAGCCGTCTGCAGGAGCGCGTCGTCATGCCGCGCCTGACCCGCCCCGACGTGTGGCTGCTCGCCGCGGTTGCCGGCCTGCTCGGGCTCGGCGTCGTCATGGTGCTCAACGTCAGCTACTTCCAGGCCGGCAACCGCTACGGCGATCCCTACCTCTTCTTCCGCAAGCACCTGGTCTCGGTCGGCGGCGGCGTGCTGGTGATGCTGCTGGTCTCGCGCCTCCGCCTCGAGCTGCTCGAGCGCTGGGCGGCGGTGATGCTGCCGCTCTGCATGCTGGCGCTGCTGCTGGTGCTGACGCCGGGCATCGGCGTCGAACGCGGCGGCGCGCGGCGCTGGATCGCGCTCGGCGGCTTCAGCCTGCAGCCGTCGGAGTTCGTCAAGCTCGGCGTGGTGCTCTTCCTGGCGCGCTGGATCAGCCAGCACCGCGAGCGCATGGGCAGCTTCGTCAACGGCATCGTGCCGGCGCTGCTGTGCGTCGGCATCTGCTGCGCCCTCATCATGGGACAGCCGGACTTCGGCACCACCGTCATCCTCGGCGCCCTGGCGCTGCTCATGCTGTACGTCGGCGGGGCGCGGCCGCTGCACATCGGCGGCCTGGTCGGCCTCGGGGCGATCGGCATGATCGCGGCGGTGCAGGTGGCCCCGTACCGCATGCGCCGCCTGCTCGCCTTCATGGACCCCTTCGAGCACGCCCAGGACAGCGCCTTCCAACTGGTGCAGTCGCTGATCGCCGTCGGCTCCGGCGGCGTCGCCGGCGTCGGCCTCGGCCAGAGCAAGCAGAAGATGGCGTTCCTGCCCGAGGCGCACACCGATTTCATCTTCGCCCTGGTCGGCGAGGAGCTCGGCCTGATCGGCGCGCTGGTGGTGCTGGCGCTGTTCGCGGTGGTCGCCGTGCGCGGCTTCCGGGTCGCCGCGCGCCACCCCGATTCCTTCGCCAGTCTGCTCGCTTTTGGCCTGACCGCGGTGCTAATTCTCAGCGCGGTGGTCAACATAGGGGTGGTGTTGGGCTTGCTGCCGACCAAGGGCTTGCCGCTGCCGTTCCTCAGCTACGGCGGCTCGGCGATCCTGGTGACGATGATCGAGGTCGGCATGCTCGCGTCGCTGTCGCGCATGACGGGTTGA
- a CDS encoding UDP-N-acetylmuramate--L-alanine ligase — MFREPRRIHFVGIGGVGMSGIAEVLLTLGHRVSGSDMTESDATRRLTARGAAVTLGHRAEAVTPDVDVVVISSAVKYANPEVIQARALKIPVIPRAEMLAELMRLKYGIAVAGTHGKTTTTSLIAAILARGGLDPTTVIGGKVHGMGTNARLGQGELLVAEADESDGTFLMLSPVVAVVTNIDPEHLDYYGDMDRARAAYLEFMNRVPFYGVSVLCLDSVNVRSLLPQVRKRVITYGTTDDCEYVARDLCVIGMETMCEVARNGQVLGTLRLRLPGRHHALNAVAAIAVAEQLGVPFETAVEALGEFGGIHRRFELCGESGGVMVISDYGHHPAEIRATLAAAREGFGRRLVVVFQPHRFTRTRDLFGEFLDAFDDADHLVLTDIYGAGEEPVDGLNGEVLFWALKRRGHLEVSYVPKREDLVAELRPLLQVGDMVVVLGAGNIHGIAEELVHSLVGAQATTWTVQ; from the coding sequence TTGTTCAGGGAACCGCGGCGGATCCATTTCGTCGGCATCGGCGGCGTCGGCATGAGCGGCATCGCCGAGGTGCTGCTCACCCTCGGCCATCGGGTGAGCGGCTCCGACATGACGGAGAGCGACGCGACCCGTCGCCTGACGGCGCGCGGCGCCGCCGTCACCCTCGGCCACCGCGCCGAGGCGGTGACCCCCGACGTCGACGTCGTCGTCATCTCCTCGGCGGTGAAGTACGCGAACCCCGAGGTGATCCAGGCGCGGGCGCTGAAGATCCCGGTCATCCCGCGCGCCGAGATGCTGGCCGAGCTGATGCGCCTCAAGTACGGCATCGCCGTCGCCGGCACGCACGGCAAGACCACCACGACGTCGCTGATCGCCGCCATCCTCGCCCGCGGCGGCCTCGACCCGACGACGGTGATCGGCGGCAAGGTGCACGGCATGGGCACCAATGCCCGCCTCGGCCAGGGCGAGCTGCTGGTCGCCGAGGCGGACGAGAGCGACGGCACCTTCCTCATGCTGTCGCCGGTGGTCGCGGTGGTGACCAACATCGACCCCGAGCACCTCGACTACTACGGCGACATGGATCGCGCCCGCGCCGCCTACCTGGAGTTCATGAACCGGGTGCCGTTCTACGGCGTCAGCGTGCTCTGCCTGGACAGCGTCAACGTCCGTTCGCTGCTGCCGCAGGTGCGCAAGCGGGTCATCACCTACGGCACCACCGACGACTGCGAGTACGTCGCCCGCGATCTCTGCGTCATCGGCATGGAGACCATGTGCGAGGTGGCGCGCAACGGCCAGGTGCTCGGCACCCTGCGCCTGCGGCTGCCCGGGCGTCACCATGCGCTCAACGCGGTGGCGGCGATCGCCGTCGCCGAGCAGCTCGGCGTGCCGTTCGAGACCGCCGTCGAGGCGCTCGGCGAGTTCGGCGGCATCCACCGCCGCTTCGAGCTCTGCGGCGAGTCCGGCGGCGTCATGGTGATCAGCGACTACGGCCACCACCCGGCCGAGATCCGCGCCACCCTGGCGGCGGCGCGCGAGGGCTTCGGCCGGCGCCTGGTGGTGGTCTTCCAGCCGCACCGCTTCACCCGCACCCGCGATCTCTTCGGCGAGTTCCTCGACGCCTTCGACGACGCCGATCACCTCGTCCTCACCGACATCTACGGCGCCGGCGAGGAGCCGGTGGACGGGCTGAACGGCGAGGTGCTGTTCTGGGCGCTCAAGCGCCGCGGCCACCTCGAGGTGTCGTACGTGCCGAAGCGCGAGGACCTGGTGGCCGAGCTGCGGCCGCTGCTGCAGGTCGGCGACATGGTGGTGGTGCTCGGCGCCGGCAACATCCACGGCATCGCCGAGGAGCTGGTGCACAGCCTGGTCGGCGCCCAGGCGACGACATGGACGGTGCAATAG
- the murF gene encoding UDP-N-acetylmuramoyl-tripeptide--D-alanyl-D-alanine ligase, whose amino-acid sequence MTWTGEEIARAVGAAAPAPACTARAVCTDTRALAADCLYVALRGPTHDGHAFAAAALAGGAVAVLVDHVPEGVEPARAIVVADTLRALGDLAAWTRRRWGGRVVAITGSNGKTTTKEMLAAVFEQAWPGRVLKTHGNENNLIGVPLTLVRLTGDEAAAVIEMGMNAFGEIARLTEIAVPDVGVITNVGPAHLEGVGSVDGVARAKGELFAGMPAAGAIAVNMDDARVAAAAARFAGRRRIEFGSGRLVRAEAIDDADLAGCAFTLCIGDARAPVRLRAAGRHNVQNALAAAAAAHALGLDAAVIAAGLAAAEPPRMRMQVVPLANGVTVINDAYNANPGSTAAALDAVGRLPGRAIAALGEMRELGPRSAELHAAVGAHAVAAGVAWVLAVGPGAEPIAEGARRAGGALVDVCADAAAAAALIGARWQPGDTVLVKGSRGGDAEPGVRRYGARMAEVVALLEAAAGGRGAAGAS is encoded by the coding sequence ATGACCTGGACGGGCGAGGAGATCGCGCGCGCCGTCGGCGCCGCCGCGCCGGCGCCCGCCTGCACGGCGCGCGCGGTGTGCACCGACACGCGCGCGCTCGCCGCCGACTGCCTGTACGTGGCGCTGCGCGGCCCGACGCACGACGGCCACGCCTTCGCCGCCGCGGCGCTCGCCGGCGGCGCGGTCGCGGTGCTGGTGGATCACGTGCCCGAGGGCGTCGAGCCGGCGCGCGCCATCGTCGTCGCCGACACGCTGCGCGCCCTCGGCGATCTCGCCGCCTGGACGCGCCGCCGCTGGGGCGGCCGCGTCGTCGCGATCACCGGCAGCAACGGCAAGACGACCACCAAGGAGATGCTGGCCGCGGTCTTCGAGCAGGCCTGGCCGGGCCGGGTGCTCAAGACCCACGGCAACGAGAACAACCTGATCGGCGTGCCGCTGACGCTCGTCCGCCTGACCGGCGACGAGGCCGCGGCGGTGATCGAGATGGGCATGAACGCCTTCGGCGAGATCGCCCGCCTGACCGAGATCGCCGTCCCCGACGTCGGCGTGATCACCAACGTCGGCCCGGCGCACCTCGAGGGGGTGGGCAGTGTCGACGGCGTCGCCCGCGCCAAGGGCGAGCTCTTCGCCGGCATGCCGGCGGCGGGCGCCATCGCCGTCAACATGGACGACGCGCGCGTCGCCGCCGCGGCGGCGCGCTTCGCCGGCCGCCGCCGCATCGAGTTCGGCAGCGGCCGCCTCGTCCGCGCCGAGGCGATCGACGACGCCGACCTTGCCGGCTGCGCCTTCACCCTCTGCATCGGCGACGCGCGCGCCCCCGTGCGCCTGCGCGCCGCCGGTCGCCACAACGTCCAGAACGCCCTCGCCGCCGCGGCGGCGGCGCACGCCCTGGGCCTCGACGCCGCCGTCATCGCCGCCGGGCTCGCCGCCGCCGAGCCGCCGCGCATGCGCATGCAGGTGGTGCCGCTGGCGAACGGGGTGACGGTCATCAACGACGCCTACAACGCCAATCCCGGCAGCACCGCGGCGGCGCTCGACGCCGTCGGCCGCCTGCCCGGACGCGCCATCGCCGCGCTCGGCGAGATGCGCGAGCTCGGGCCGCGCAGCGCCGAGCTGCACGCCGCGGTCGGCGCCCATGCGGTGGCCGCGGGCGTCGCCTGGGTGCTCGCCGTCGGGCCCGGCGCCGAGCCGATCGCCGAGGGCGCCCGCCGCGCCGGCGGGGCCCTGGTCGACGTGTGCGCCGACGCCGCCGCCGCCGCGGCGCTGATCGGCGCCCGCTGGCAGCCCGGCGACACCGTGCTGGTCAAGGGGTCCCGGGGCGGCGACGCCGAGCCGGGCGTGCGCCGCTACGGCGCCCGCATGGCGGAGGTGGTGGCCCTGCTCGAAGCCGCCGCTGGCGGGCGCGGCGCCGCCGGAGCGAGCTGA